In Nasonia vitripennis strain AsymCx chromosome 2, Nvit_psr_1.1, whole genome shotgun sequence, a genomic segment contains:
- the LOC100121997 gene encoding uncharacterized protein LOC100121997 isoform X21, protein MSTLSGIVSKGEKGKTKYQSIDINSLYRSSRGESLEQHQQKNTVPRKHGMQSLGKVPSARRPPANLPSLRSEISSSDPAVSLVPSGGSGWATTKETAPTTSTTTTANTPSDNTTTNSSPAQCTTGPTPTSLTSQQHPPLPGQQSSTQSPHPSEAGNKSSWSAIMSRSGDAAIGYAGLVESGRGVRGALGLSFLAHQSPQFQHEFPSLSGQSSASVSNQGQQQTSSTATNANAAQHQSMLQQQSYSHNHSGGGPTGQQPPQNRENAQYGPGPSLRPQSEGSWIQGGSRIPAGQGAGGAVGMAGSGNIPGVQGPPLGRGGPALGSDGPAGGRPNSGPSPGTAMGPAGQHAGAQNDQNQQVGPNMHHYRGIIPPFMYRGNFPAGGNFQAQFPAGGPRPRFNYPSGREPPQQQQQQQRPEREGRGGPPQQPVEEEIVPRPIIKEEDLSRMDDISRDAGWTASDDIDYNQKLAFSDDEAENDSAPPPSTHSGLPSKSKPSDDVRKQEQQDKHALGHGHGHSHPNEDKHLHDDKEPPQQLNARDHLKRDDQKESVGPGNRNEPRGEMQSLRSWNNQGPVPRDYRGPPPSNYPIPQQPPLRTVHSVRDEEEELWHQRRREQGEKVASAVERARQRKEEEEKRFQEITKQAAAKKLQDLENKLKEKHKLKDDDHQHSGNESGGSKSGPVSGPVIPVPEWEREREGRERSRTSSSEGVGAKDDIKAAGRGDSQSSSSQQSQSSSMKSGHALSAPPRRTRADSDVSGPLDDDLGPGGNSRPGPRAPPAPRSDERHRHSGSGRYEPARKQGSDGGYYDDYPPRRSERGDRYKDYEYDDRHGRDGRDTGSWADQHPDRRYDDKPEGRDAREGRDGRDLRDRDLRDKKDYDNYSKGPTSQDSFDDQPQASQHGRGDSSGPEWREERRDLRSHDDRSGSAESNRRSGGELSRSGDELQRSERPQRPDSRDSRTSRESRGSLRTADDDFHNNKSSRDSGSWAACNDFSDYEDNKKQQQHIFREDIRDRDRDRDREGPPPPRDRRQPSGPVTKDKLDQEEIKRGGLAQLKRNEPLDKKEPGKPTDQSLDTKKDSSELAWNRGKPERTPEPRETKSTAWADAVSPTFEKEEEEKRMMMESQHSNDDDKKLAQSIEKLSIDGGKRLAGSDLEATHNDTDKDSLKDDKRDKNARNRASSSGSRGPRGGESRAARTWGSGGGNGGTGSGTVSSGTGAGNANSGANAGNAGGAFNNSNAYGQRTWRGAEPPPARGRRAAGPRSMGGRPGSAKSGTYDRTDSELSGDELVSGSTDSTKDERRPSAARSPKPSAPKGEKEERNRNAASSRKEDQLQQQNQQQQPSRGGDYQRENQRDNQRDNQRDNQRENQRENQRENQRDSQSRNNKRAEGAADFADSRGSGRPSREGFAPSGEPSRRGRGGFRNNRGSASTTGSAASGRMEGYGPPPSKSPFSSDRIDENNSGKQQHSSTPTPSEHEDGGNATNQSESTDDKIIAKQQALTAGITGRHAKSPNQLNAANHEGSGGNARGAKKEDSRSKRTRSGSRRGRGGGGAGSEHRSRGVNNANNKNELGNEDWETTSENSEEHADDRKHGSRSGKSFGSRGERRENANAVGNNAQQHPREPREPRGNRENRENREPRGEKGGQKSSNAQSNRAPGGGEKGRNAQNAAERAGNRDNGQRNHHSGNIPPLMQNSQAQNGRPRSQGSANAGPINNMKSSIINKDSTVNRIDEIKLNDPNLVNQALNDINTKQSKDKRGGNAPDMDVDSNCIDDGMNAGDEKIDADGFQEVRSKKNVKESSRQQQQKEEQQQSSKPGRRDRDKDRGERDRSKSKTNGPQSQQQQGQQQGQNIPSLLGQPIGQAGAGAPPKQYERNASRQKLAPRFQKQRLAKQQQQQQAGGNESSDSATGKAQNQQANTIKDAPGGVALPPTVNAWDKPFTGGSSSRSPPSPAAAAVPADIQLMSGLTGQNSAAAEHEAAGHADSQQQTGATTGNSQRNSPNCDKVSSGKLAQVKEAGGPGQDKGGQDSSSPPVQTLIFENTNYSKNTKNSVGSAGDMAIKSKYSNHIKAQSRDKRASDIEDDNAQLQQHQQQSLAVAFSSKPNELMKDKLPQQQQEPIQMPLSFNNKEDNADMKLDFTFDSDLSQLTEDKSKSLGMPRSMHITGGQSTISPSTAELNLKIASVKKVWENAPPMPTVVEHEVDGSVVSTANSFPQAFESNDVDDSYSAHQQYNQANMKNEITTSTNVCKLVPPQVKPQQQSSGGGGAQPGSSVPGPSPIGPGQSPIGHPPASLQGPLSPPPFNSTGQPSHMNYQEFAQYPGSQPAQYGSMSAIPSPPAVLFNTGSGQLPAQAGGLYGAFQLDQSRSPFTQYPPYAASLQSSFNQQNMYLQQPPPPHAPNAPTPDIYQNNLSQYRLTAAAAPPFGQNQQLSNNPNTVLISSSSNSLMSATVKPSSQPIGAIGTKAPHFQAPSAPPQASQLTYIPYDPNQVLGVSGSYMGNSQLVQRPGPNVQPSANNYYSATSAGKPNMCLYVFSGSQTGFYQPGGAAQQTGAHYSLQGFGQHSQSLATGNAPPVGLQNFGSQFLSGSGLQIAAAAAAQQYRNPTGGLPGPANAAATFLSKHQQQEQPRQLKSPSGNQQDVIASVFSSTSPKSRKQQSSSQQPQPSPTQHHKFQQYQGVSQSALVSSYPNYVLQQQNVRGMGGMPPRGGIQPSQQRYPPPIQRPVVPFPPGPNPNNSQQGQQQQNCMPNQQQQSQMNRHRPNIHQQQQQQRNMKMQQQYYSGQSNVKMDSNDKVDSHNDKISDNNAGNQSSGNKSNANPPESDNKEEVSQQNE, encoded by the exons ATGTCTACTCTGTCGGGGATTGTGTCGAAGGGGGAGAAAGGAAAGACAAAGTACCAATCGATAGATATCAATAGTTTGTACAGGTCGAGCAGG GGAGAGTCTTTGGAACAACACCAGCAGAAGAATACAGTACCCCGCAAACATGGAATGCAAAGCTTGGGAAAGGTGCCCTCGGCGCGCCGACCACCTGCTAATCTGCCTAGTTTGAGAAGTGAGATCAGTAGCAGCGATCCAGCTGTCAGTTTAGTACCTAGCGGCGGAAGCGGTTGGGCCACGACCAAGGAAACAGCACCTACAACTAGTACCACAACAACAGCAAACACTCCATCCGATAACACTACT ACCAACTCATCACCCGCACAATGTACAACAGGACCCACACCCACGTCTCTGACATCACAACAGCATCCACCACTGCCAGGGCAACAAAGCAGTACACAATCTCCACATCCATCAGAAGCAGGGAACAAGTCATCATGGAGCGCAATCATGAGCAGATCAGGAGATGCTG CAATTGGTTACGCGGGGCTTGTGGAGTCAGGGAGAGGTGTAAGAGGTGCTCTTGGACTGAGCTTCCTTGCCCATCAGTCCCCGCAGTTCCAACACGAATTTCCCAGTCTCAGCGGGCAGTCCTCTGCCTCAGTCTCAAATCAGGGCCAGCAACAAACCTCCTCAACGGCTACAAATGCAAATGCTGCGCAGCACCAATCAATGCTGCAGCAACAGTCGTATTCCCACAACCACTCAG gagGTGGACCGACAGGTCAGCAGCCACCACAAAACCGAGAAAACGCACAATACGGTCCTGGGCCAAGTCTACGTCCCCAAA GCGAAGGAAGCTGGATCCAAGGTGGAAGTCGCATACCGGCTGGGCAAGGTGCAGGGGGAGCAGTAGGAATGGCCGGAAGTGGGAATATTCCGGGGGTCCAGGGCCCCCCGCTTGGCCGTGGCGGTCCAGCTCTAGGTTCAGATGGTCCCGCTGGCGGACGACCGAACTCGGGCCCGTCGCCAGGCACGGCCATGGGCCCGGCAGGCCAACATGCCGGAGCACAGAACGATCAGAACCAGCAGGTCGGACCCAACATGCATCACTACAGAGGCATCATTCCTCCATTC ATGTATAGAGGCAATTTTCCAGCTGGTGGAAACTTCCAGGCACAGTTCCCTGCAGGCGGACCGAGACCCCGCTTTAACTATCCGTCGGGTCGCGAGCCAccgcagcaacaacaacaacagcaacgtCCCGAACGTGAGGGTCGTGGTGGTCCGCCGCAGCAGCCCGTTGAAGAAGAAATCGTACCGCGCCCTATCATCAAGGAAGAGGACTTGTCGCGCATGGACGACATCTCGCGCGACGCCGGCTGGACGGCTTCCGACGATATCGATTACAATCAAAAACTAGCCTTCAGCGACGACGAGGCAGAGAATGATTCGGCTCCGCCGCCGTCTACTCATTCTGGCCTGCCAAGCAAGTCTAAACCGTCGGACGATGTTCGTAAACAGGAGCAGCAGGATAAGCATGCTCTCGGCCATGGTCATGGTCACTCTCATCCAAATGAGGACAAACATTTGCATGATGATAAAGAGCCGCCACAGCAACTCAATGCCCGCGATCACTTGAAGCGCGATGATCAGAAGGAGAGCGTTGGTCCCGGTAACAGGAATGAGCCCAGAGGCGAAATGCAGTCACTGCGCTCGTGGAATAACCAGGGCCCCGTGCCTCGTGATTATCGTGGACCACCACCATCTAACTACCCGATACCACAACAACCACCTTTGAGAACTGTACACTCCGTAAGAG atgaagaagaagaactgTGGCACCAGCGTCGCCGTGAGCAGGGTGAGAAGGTCGCATCAGCTGTAGAGCGCGCTCGCCAGCGcaaagaggaagaagagaaaCGTTTTCAGGAAATTACAAAGCAGGCTGCAGCTAAGAAACTCCAGGATCTGGAAAACAAGCTTAAAGAGAAGCATAAGCTAAAGGATGACGATCACCAACATTCGGGCAACGAGAGTGGCGGCAGCAAGTCTGGCCCCGTGTCAGGTCCGGTTATACCCGTGCCCGAGTGGGAAAGGGAGCGCGAGGGCCGCGAGCGTTCACGTACTTCGTCCTCAGAAGGTGTTGGAGCCAAGGACGATATCAAGGCAGCAGGCCGTGGCGATTCTCAATCATCATCGAGTCAACAGTCACAAA GCAGCAGCATGAAGTCCGGACATGCGCTCTCGGCTCCACCGCGTCGTACGCGCGCCGACTCTGACGTCTCGGGACCGCTTGACGATGACCTGGGCCCCGGCGGCAACAGCAGGCCTGGCCCTCGGGCCCCGCCAGCCCCGCGCTCCGATGAGCGACACCGACACTCTGGTAGCGGACGTTACGAACCTGCTAGAAAGCAGGGCTCTGACGGAGGCTACTATGACGACTACCCACCACGCAGGTCTGAACGGGGTGATCGCTACAAGGACTATGAGTATGACGACAGACACGGCAGAGACGGAAGAGATACTGGCAGCTGGGCAGATCAGCATCCTGACCGCCGATACGATGATAAACCAGAGGGCAGAGACGCTCGTGAAGGGCGGGATGGCAGAGATCTTAGAGACAGAGATCTCAGAGACAAGAAAGATTATGATAATTACTCTAAG gGTCCAACATCGCAAGACTCATTCGACGACCAACCACAAGCCAGCCAACATGGTCGTGGCGATTCAAGCGGACCAGAATGGCGTGAAGAACGTCGCGACTTGCGCTCGCATGACGATCGTTCCGGCTCAGCCGAAAGCAATCGCCGTAGTGGTGGCGAGTTGTCGCGCTCGGGTGACGAGCTGCAGCGCAGCGAACGTCCTCAGCGCCCGGACTCACGCGACAGCCGAACTTCCCGTGAATCCAGAGGCTCGCTCCGGACTGCCGATGACGACTTTCACAACAACAAGTCGTCCCGAGACAGTGGTTCCTGGGCGGCTTGCAATGATTTTTCCGATTACGAAGACAACAAGAAACAACAGCAGCATATTTTTCGCGAGGACATACGCGATCGGGACCGGGATCGGGATCGCGAGGGACCGCCGCCCCCGCGCGACCGTAGACAGCCGTCAGGTCCGGTAACTAAAGATAAGCTTGACCAGGAGGAGATTAAACGCGGCGGACTTGCTCAGCTGAAACGCAACGAGCCGCTAGACAAGAAGGAGCCTGGCAAGCCGACCGACCAGTCCCTTGACACTAAAAAAGATAGCAGTGAATTAGCCTGGAATCGCGGTAAACCCGAGCGTACGCCTGAGCCCCGTGAAACCAAGAGCACTGCTTGGGCGGATGCAGTTTCGCCCACTTTTgagaaggaggaagaagagaaaCGCATGATGATGGAGTCACAGCACAGCAATGATGACGACAAGAAATTGGCCCAGAGCATCGAGAAGCTGAGCATTGATGGTGGCAAGCGCTTGGCGGGCAGCGACCTCGAGGCTACACACAACGACACTGACAAAGATTCTCTCAAGGATGATAAGCGCGATAAGAACGCGCGTAACCGAgctagcagcagcggctctcGTGGTCCCCGTGGCGGCGAGTCTCGTGCAGCCCGTACATGGGGCAGCGGTGGCGGCAACGGCGGCACTGGCTCCGGTACTGTTAGTAGTGGAACTGGTGCAGGGAATGCAAACAGTGGTGCTAACGCTGGAAATGCCGGAGGCGCCTTTAACAACAGTAACGCTTACGGCCAGCGAACTTGGCGAGGTGCAGAACCTCCTCCAGCTCGCGGACGCCGAGCAGCCGGTCCTCGATCTATGGGAGGTCGGCCAGGTTCCGCTAAGAGTGGAACTTACGATCGCACTGATTCAGAGCTTAGCGGAGACGAGTTGGTTTCGGGCTCCACTGATTCCACCAAGGATGAGAGGCGACCCTCTGCAGCAAGATCGCCTAAGCCGTCTGCTCCTAAAGGTGAGAAGGAAGAGCGCAATCGCAACGCTGCATCTTCGAGGAAAGAAGATCAACTACAGCAACAGAATCAGCAGCAACAACCTTCTCGCGGCGGAGACTATCAACGGGAAAATCAAAGAGATAACCAGAGAGATAATCAAAGAGACAACCAGAGAGAAAATCAGAGAGAAAACCAAAGGGAAAACCAGAGGGACAGCCAATCACGCAATAATAAGCGTGCTGAAGGTGCAGCTGATTTTGCAGATTCACGCGGATCTGGACGACCAAGTCGAGAGGGCTTCGCCCCGTCAGGAGAGCCTTCGCGCCGCGGTCGCGGTGGGTTTCGCAATAACCGCGGATCAGCCAGTACAACTGGGAGCGCCGCCAGTGGGCGCATGGAGGGTTACGGCCCGCCGCCCAGCAAAAGCCCCTTTTCCTCGGACAGAATTGACGAAAACAATAGTGGCAAGCAGCAACACTCATCCACTCCTACTCCCTCCGAGCACGAAGACGGCGGAAACGCGACTAACCAATCCGAGTCCACTGACGATAAAATCATTGCCAAGCAACAGGCCTTGACTGCCGGTATTACCGGTAGACATGCCAAGTCGCCTAACCAGCTTAACGCCGCTAACCACGAGGGCAGCGGTGGTAACGCTCGAGGCGCCAAGAAGGAGGATTCAAGATCCAAGAGAACGAGGAGTGGAAGCAGAAGAGGCCGCGGAGGCGGTGGTGCTGGAAGCGAGCATCGTTCGCGAGGCGTGAATAATGCCAACAATAAAAACGAACTTGGTAATGAAGATTGGGAAACGACATCTGAGAACAGCGAGGAGCACGCTGATGACAGGAAACACGGTAGCCGCTCTGGCAAGTCATTCGGAAGCAGGGgtgaaagaagagaaaatgCTAACGCCGTCGGCAACAATGCACAGCAGCATCCCAGAGAGCCTAGAGAGCCAAGAGGTAACAGAGAGAACAGAGAGAACAGAGAACCACGAGGTGAGAAAGGCGGTCAAAAGTCTTCCAATGCGCAGTCGAATCGTGCACCCGGTGGTGGCGAAAAAGGTCGAAATGCTCAGAACGCCGCTGAACGCGCGGGCAACAGAGACAACGGCCAACGTAATCATCACTCGGGAAATATTCCACCGCTAATGCAGAACTCGCAAGCGCAAAATGGTAGACCTAGAAGCCAAGGCTCGGCTAATGCTGGACCCATCAACAACATGAAGTCCTCCATCATCAACAAAGATTCTACGGTGAACAGGATCGATGAGATAAAGCTGAACGATCCCAACCTAGTGAATCAGGCACTTAACGACATCAACACTAAGCAGTCAAAGGACAAGCGCGGTGGTAACGCACCCGACATGGATGTCGATAGTAACTGTATAGATGACGGCATGAACGCTGGCGACGAAAAGATCGATGCCGATGGCTTCCAGGAAGTCCGCTCAAAGAAGAACGTCAAAGAGTCGAgccgccagcagcagcaaaaggAGGAGCAACAGCAAAGCTCGAAACCTGGACGTCGCGATCGGGACAAGGACCGTGGTGAGCGCGACCGCTCGAAATCCAAGACCAACGGTCCCCAATCTCAACAGCAACAGGGTCAGCAGCAAGGCCAGAACATCCCATCTCTTCTTGGACAACCTATCGGTCAGGCCGGTGCTGGTGCTCCGCCTAAGCAATACGAGCGCAACGCCAGTCGCCAGAAGCTAGCGCCACGCTTCCAAAAGCAGCGACTAGccaagcagcagcaacagcagcaggccGGTGGAAACGAATCCAGCGATTCTGCCACTGGTAAGGCACAAAACCAGCAAGCCAATACAATTAAAGATGCGCCTGGCGGTGTGGCGCTCCCTCCAACCGTCAATGCTTGGGATAAACCGTTCACAGGTGGATCCTCGAGCCGCTCGCCCCCGTCGCCGGCTGCCGCAGCGGTGCCAGCCGACATCCAGCTGATGTCGGGCCTGACCGGGCAGAACAGCGCTGCAGCCGAGCACGAGGCCGCCGGCCACGCCGActcgcagcagcagacggGGGCCACGACCGGTAACAGCCAGCGCAACTCGCCCAACTGCGACAAAGTCAGCAGCGGTAAGCTTGCGCAGGTAAAGGAGGCCGGCGGCCCTGGACAGGACAAGGGTGGCCAGGACTCCTCCTCACCCCCGGTACAAACCCTCATATTTGAAAACACCAATTACTCGAAAAACACTAAGAATAGCGTCGGCTCTGCCGGCGATATGGCCATCAAGTCCAAATACTCGAACCACATTAAGGCCCAGTCACGCGATAAGCGAGCTAGCGACATCGAGGATGACAACGCACAGCTGCaacagcaccagcagcagtcACTGGCGGTAGCGTTCTCCAGCAAGCCCAACGAACTGATGAAGGACAAGCTGCCCCAGCAGCAACAGGAGCCAATACAGATGCCGCTCTCATTTAACAACAAGGAGGACAATGCAGACATGAAGCTGGACTTCACGTTCGACTCAGATCTGTCGCAGCTTACAGAAGATAAGAGCAAGAGTCTTGGTATGCCTAGATCTATGCACATCACCGGCGGTCAGAGCACGATATCTCCCTCTACAGCTGAGCTCAATCTGAAGATAGCATCAGTTAAGAaggtttgggagaacgctccGCCAATGCCGACAGTGGTTGAGCATGAGGTAGACGGCAGCGTGGTCAGTACGGCGAACAGTTTCCCCCAAGCTTTCGAAAGCAATGATGTCGATGACAGCTACAGCGCTCATCAACAGTACAACCAGGCTAACATGAAGAATGAGATCACCACCTCGACGAATGTATGCAAG CTGGTTCCCCCGCAGGTGAAGCCGCAGCAACAGTCGTCCGGTGGCGGCGGAGCACAACCTGGCTCCTCGGTTCCCGGACCTAGTCCCATTGGACCTGGTCAGAGTCCGATCGGTCATCCACCAGCTAGCCTCCAGGGACCTCTTAGTCCTCCGCCCTTCAATTCCACCGGACAGCCATCACACATGAATTATCag GAATTTGCGCAGTACCCGGGCTCGCAGCCGGCTCAGTACGGCAGCATGTCGGCAATCCCTTCGCCTCCAGCCGTCCTCTTCAACACGGGCTCAGGCCAGCTGCCCGCCCAAGCAGGCGGACTTTACGGTGCATTCCAACTGGATCAGAGCAGATCGCCCTTCACCCAGTATCCGCCGTACGCAGCTTCGCTACAGAGTTCGTTCAACCAGCAGAACATGTACTTGCAGCAGCCACCGCCGCCACATGCACCCAACGCACCCACTCCTGACATTTATCAAAACAATTTATCGCAATATCGCCTC ACAGCTGCAGCTGCACCTCCATTCGGACAGAATCAGCAACTAAGTAATAACCCGAATACCGTACTTATCAGTTCGTCATCTAATTCTCTGATGTCAGCCACTGTTAAGCCATCTTCCCAACCGATTGGTGCTATTGGCACAAAAGCTCCACACTTTCAGGCACCATCAGCTCCTCCACAAGCAAGCCAA CTGACATACATTCCGTACGATCCAAACCAAGTGTTGGGAGTGAGTGGCAGTTACATGGGTAATTCACAGCTAGTTCAGAGACCAGGACCGAACGTTCAACCGTCGGCGAACAACTATTACAGCGCGACTTCCGCTGGTAAACCTAACATGTGCTTAT ACGTTTTCTCTGGATCGCAAACGGGGTTTTACCAGCCCGGTGGTGCGGCCCAGCAGACCGGAGCTCATTACAGCCTGCAGGGGTTTGGCCAGCACAGCCAAAGCCTGGCAACTGGTAATGCACCACCCGTAGGACTACAGAATTTCGGCTCACAATTCCTATCCGGTTCGGGTCTGCAAAtagctgctgcagccgcggctCAGCAGTATCGCAACCCCACAGGTGGACTACCAGGCCCAGCTAATGCAGCCGCAACCTTTCTCAGCAAGCATCAACAACAGGAGCAACCACGACAACTGAAAAGTCCTTCGGGAAATCAGCAAGACGTAATAGCTTCGGTCTTTAGCTCAA CGTCACCAAAATCGAGAAAGCAACAGTCATCTTCTCAGCAACCACAGCCGAGTCCGACTCAACACCACAAATTCCAACAATATCAGGGTGTCAGTCAGTCGGCTCTGGTAAGCAGCTACCCTAACTAC GTTTTACAGCAACAGAACGTGCGAGGAATGGGAGGAATGCCGCCGCGGGGTGGAATCCAGCCGTCTCAGCAGCGTTATCCCCCACCAATTCAGCGACCCGTAGTGCCCTTCCCACCGGGACCCAACCCAAATAACTCACAGCAGGGCCAGCAACAGCAAAACTGTATGCcgaatcagcagcagcagtcgcagATGAACCGACATAGGCCTAACATTcaccaacagcagcaacaacaacgcaATATGAAAATGCAACAGCAATATTATTCGGGACAAA GCAACGTGAAGATGGATTCCAATGATAAAGTGGATTCACACAATGATAAAATTTCTGATAACAATGCTGGAAACCAATCTAGCGGAAACAAAAGTAATGCCAATCCACCAGAAAGCGACAACAAAGAAGAAGTAAGCCAACAAAACGAATAA